A stretch of Paenibacillus mucilaginosus 3016 DNA encodes these proteins:
- a CDS encoding chitobiase/beta-hexosaminidase C-terminal domain-containing protein — translation MSAESSPRASLSATCPGGGSGTEIKLDPEKTYQSMFGIGSSMEESTVHNLWKMSPAKRTEVLKKLVDPQEGAGMSLIRLTIGSADFTAQTFYSYDDMPAGGTDPELKHFSIQKDREFHIIDTVKEIQRINPDVKFFASPWSPPGWMKTTDSLMKGQVKDEYLPVLAKYYLKYLQAYRAEGIEIEAMTMQNEPLLEIEYPSAKMPWEQQAKLAKLLRAELDANGFSHVKLWTFDHNPGDTMAYPAQLLRDPANREAVDGTAFHDYGGDLGEMTKLHDMYPEEHVYLSERAVWGTKGADRMAQYFRNWARSYNSWVVMLDSDIRTHQWVGTPDPTPLVQDSADRDNYWLAPEYYLLGQYTKFVEPGYVRIDSNYGSADTVTNVAFRSPDGKKIVTVVINQTNEDQPVKLLSDGTQIKATVPAKSVVTYRWDRVVAKQAVPGAIRAADFDHAAGSYKADGETGTVGGLNEGAGEPASFDYLVNAAESGTYYADLGYTGVPQDASLRLLKDDAEIAAVPLSQEVSGGGPAGYARVSVALEAGIHKLTLTAQGRGYTLTDLVLSKADPGLHSVPGLIEAEGGTLLPGTLADRNADGVIVRFTPDAEGAEYRFHAEQGGEYRMTYRYAAEGVGAAAELSVEGTVIGTTYLPVTGGRDQWAYAADTVTLPAGDHVLKLAVKDSPVRQDWLAVGPTMIAAAGAPVTEGQENGTPITVELLNDTFRETLHAERWSLEGAEGVSVGSVTRLDDRRAQVVLSGTRTADYDKDIRGAVTAAVYETVSGSVYASGVLRSRLAFTAVEDAETLVMADGPLPYGVDGRVLELALEGGTFRTGALDGITLAGSAVTQGGVSLKSVRAVDASHLELTLGWNGTAYYGDLQLEVRVPKEAYADGEAALTAAAVLSGTVNRQEAVPVPGLVPADAFYKVQGAAADAGPDGTRKLTGFDAGDYAEYKINAAQAGTYLAALRITFESGAAKGIVLKNGAGETLAEYTVPQLYNKNWVTVGSRITLPAGEQILRVYAQAGGFELGSLTLEPVTAQAMDEQGVLRVEAESYTGATVGVIQDNAASGTAPAFRNVGYMSAGNTLDYLVDVLEDGYYRVTYRYATAQGGVSAAFTVGGQVLGTAQLPATGGWGTYKEASHVVSLRKGVQTITLLDQGDGFNLDWFELQPSDAPEQAVTDQAAVPAASLRAGTYYGSREVALSTLTEGAAVFYTLDGTVPTAAGTPYTGPIEVTGLTVIRAIAVKAGMKDSYVAPYTYVVEAGEQPPEQAAAPVASPGPGSYTVPQQVVLTTATEGAVLYYTLDGSAPSAAAGTEYKHAITVPVGTTTIKAIAVKEGMADSAAAEFTYVITAPGNGGGNNGGGNNGEGNNGGGNTGGSEGDSSDGGSQPGSSGGGTPGGGAVSTPAPADGGPPVLTTPQPALDAETGIASVTVPAAELEKALAGRSSVTVEVPQTAGAKAYGIVLPASVLTEGSGKHTLEVVTEAARLILPSGMLASAGGAQQIELRIGIADPSGLSAPLRGQLEGRPVIELSLFADGRPLEWSNPDAKAAVSIPYKPGADELAHPDWITVWHVDAAGVVTAVPSARYDGESGRVTFTTTHFSRFAVAYVTKAFGDLTAHAWAREAVETMAAKGVIQGTAEGVFTPSAPVTRADFLLLLVKALDLSAGFTGNFDDVDPSAYYYQAVGIAKKLGITEGREGKRFDPASPISRQEMMTLAERALKLAGRELPAGDESVLGGFADRADLSAYAAESTAALVKSGLITGDGSRLNPLGTATRAETAVLIHRLYQR, via the coding sequence GTGTCGGCGGAATCGTCGCCCAGGGCCAGCCTCTCGGCCACCTGCCCGGGCGGCGGTTCGGGCACGGAGATCAAGCTCGATCCGGAGAAGACCTACCAGTCCATGTTCGGTATCGGCTCCTCGATGGAGGAGTCCACGGTGCACAACCTGTGGAAGATGTCTCCGGCGAAGCGTACGGAGGTGCTGAAGAAGCTGGTGGACCCTCAGGAAGGGGCAGGAATGAGTCTCATCCGGCTGACGATCGGCTCGGCCGATTTTACCGCACAGACCTTCTACAGCTATGATGACATGCCGGCGGGCGGGACGGACCCCGAGCTGAAGCACTTCTCGATTCAGAAGGACCGCGAGTTCCACATCATCGATACGGTGAAGGAAATTCAGCGCATCAACCCGGACGTCAAGTTCTTTGCCTCCCCCTGGAGTCCTCCGGGCTGGATGAAGACCACGGACTCCCTGATGAAGGGCCAGGTCAAGGACGAGTACCTGCCGGTACTGGCGAAGTATTATCTGAAGTACCTGCAGGCCTACCGGGCCGAGGGCATCGAGATCGAAGCGATGACGATGCAGAATGAGCCGCTGCTCGAGATCGAATACCCGAGCGCCAAGATGCCATGGGAGCAGCAGGCGAAGCTCGCGAAGCTGCTGCGCGCCGAGCTTGACGCCAATGGGTTCTCCCACGTGAAGCTGTGGACGTTCGATCATAACCCGGGCGACACGATGGCCTATCCGGCCCAGCTGCTGCGAGACCCGGCGAACCGTGAAGCCGTGGACGGCACCGCCTTCCACGACTACGGCGGCGACTTGGGCGAGATGACGAAGCTGCACGACATGTACCCGGAGGAGCACGTGTATCTCTCCGAACGTGCCGTATGGGGCACGAAGGGTGCGGACCGGATGGCGCAGTATTTCCGCAACTGGGCTCGCAGCTACAACTCCTGGGTGGTGATGCTCGACAGCGACATCCGCACCCACCAGTGGGTCGGCACGCCGGACCCGACGCCGCTTGTGCAGGACTCGGCGGACCGCGACAACTACTGGCTCGCGCCGGAATATTACCTGCTTGGGCAGTATACGAAGTTCGTGGAGCCGGGCTATGTGCGGATCGACAGCAATTACGGCTCGGCCGATACGGTGACGAACGTGGCTTTCCGGAGCCCGGACGGGAAGAAGATCGTAACGGTCGTGATCAACCAGACGAATGAGGATCAGCCGGTGAAGCTGCTCAGCGACGGGACGCAGATTAAGGCGACCGTGCCGGCCAAGTCGGTGGTGACGTACCGGTGGGACCGCGTCGTGGCGAAGCAGGCGGTTCCGGGCGCGATCCGCGCTGCGGACTTCGACCATGCCGCCGGCAGCTATAAGGCTGACGGGGAGACCGGTACGGTGGGCGGATTGAACGAAGGAGCCGGAGAGCCGGCATCGTTCGATTACCTGGTGAACGCTGCGGAGAGCGGCACCTATTATGCGGATCTCGGCTACACAGGAGTTCCGCAGGACGCTTCCCTGCGGCTGTTGAAGGATGACGCGGAGATTGCGGCGGTTCCACTGTCGCAAGAGGTTTCGGGCGGCGGCCCGGCCGGCTATGCCAGAGTGTCGGTAGCGCTGGAGGCGGGCATCCATAAGCTGACCTTAACGGCCCAAGGGCGCGGGTACACCCTTACGGACTTGGTGCTGAGCAAGGCGGATCCGGGGCTGCACAGTGTGCCGGGCCTCATCGAAGCGGAGGGGGGAACGCTGCTGCCGGGGACACTGGCAGACCGTAATGCAGACGGAGTTATAGTCCGCTTCACGCCTGACGCAGAAGGCGCCGAATACCGGTTCCATGCGGAGCAGGGAGGGGAGTACCGGATGACATACCGCTATGCTGCGGAAGGCGTAGGGGCGGCCGCGGAGCTGTCCGTAGAGGGTACGGTCATCGGCACGACCTACCTGCCGGTCACGGGCGGAAGGGACCAGTGGGCCTATGCGGCGGATACGGTAACCCTGCCGGCAGGCGACCACGTGCTGAAGCTCGCCGTGAAGGACAGCCCGGTCCGTCAGGATTGGCTGGCCGTCGGACCGACAATGATCGCGGCAGCGGGAGCCCCGGTCACTGAGGGGCAGGAGAACGGCACGCCGATCACCGTGGAGCTGCTCAACGACACTTTCAGGGAAACGCTGCATGCCGAGCGTTGGAGCCTGGAGGGGGCGGAGGGTGTGTCCGTCGGCAGCGTGACCCGTCTGGATGACCGGCGTGCGCAGGTGGTGCTCAGCGGTACCCGCACCGCGGATTACGACAAGGACATCCGGGGGGCTGTTACGGCAGCGGTGTACGAGACGGTCAGCGGCAGCGTCTATGCTTCCGGTGTGCTGCGGAGTCGGCTGGCGTTCACGGCCGTGGAGGATGCCGAAACGCTTGTGATGGCGGACGGACCGCTGCCTTACGGCGTGGACGGCCGCGTGCTGGAGCTTGCGCTCGAGGGCGGCACCTTCCGGACCGGGGCGCTGGACGGCATCACGCTCGCCGGCAGTGCGGTGACGCAGGGCGGGGTCAGCCTGAAGTCCGTGCGAGCGGTGGATGCTTCGCACCTGGAGCTGACGCTGGGCTGGAACGGAACCGCCTATTACGGGGACCTGCAGCTGGAAGTCAGGGTGCCGAAGGAAGCTTACGCGGACGGAGAGGCGGCGCTTACTGCGGCCGCCGTCCTGAGCGGAACGGTGAACCGTCAGGAGGCGGTGCCGGTGCCCGGCCTTGTGCCTGCCGACGCGTTCTACAAGGTGCAGGGGGCTGCTGCGGATGCGGGACCGGACGGCACCCGTAAGCTGACGGGCTTCGATGCGGGCGATTATGCCGAATACAAGATCAATGCGGCGCAGGCCGGTACGTACCTGGCTGCCCTGCGGATCACCTTTGAATCCGGCGCAGCCAAAGGGATCGTGCTGAAGAACGGGGCGGGGGAGACACTGGCCGAATATACCGTGCCGCAGCTCTATAACAAGAATTGGGTGACGGTTGGCAGCCGCATTACACTTCCGGCAGGCGAGCAGATTCTGAGAGTCTACGCTCAGGCGGGAGGCTTCGAGCTAGGCAGCTTGACTCTAGAGCCGGTCACGGCTCAGGCGATGGATGAGCAGGGCGTCCTGCGGGTTGAGGCAGAAAGCTACACCGGCGCGACCGTGGGCGTCATTCAGGACAATGCGGCGAGCGGGACTGCTCCGGCATTCCGCAACGTCGGTTACATGAGTGCAGGCAATACGCTCGATTATCTGGTCGATGTGTTGGAGGACGGCTACTACCGTGTGACCTACCGGTATGCGACGGCGCAGGGCGGGGTATCCGCAGCCTTCACGGTCGGCGGCCAAGTGCTTGGCACGGCACAACTGCCTGCCACAGGCGGCTGGGGGACGTATAAGGAAGCATCCCATGTCGTCAGCCTCCGGAAGGGCGTACAGACGATAACCCTGCTTGACCAGGGGGACGGATTCAATCTGGACTGGTTTGAGCTGCAGCCGTCGGATGCCCCCGAACAGGCTGTGACGGACCAAGCGGCCGTACCTGCAGCATCCCTGCGTGCCGGCACGTATTACGGCAGCCGGGAGGTCGCGCTGAGTACGCTGACGGAGGGCGCTGCGGTATTCTACACGCTGGACGGCACGGTTCCGACCGCGGCCGGCACACCGTACACGGGGCCGATCGAAGTAACAGGTCTTACCGTGATCCGGGCGATAGCGGTCAAGGCGGGGATGAAGGACAGCTACGTGGCCCCTTACACGTATGTGGTGGAAGCGGGCGAGCAGCCGCCGGAGCAGGCCGCAGCCCCGGTGGCCTCACCGGGACCCGGCAGCTACACGGTACCGCAGCAGGTGGTTCTGACCACGGCGACGGAAGGCGCAGTCCTTTATTATACGCTCGACGGCAGCGCACCTTCGGCAGCGGCGGGAACGGAATATAAGCATGCGATCACCGTACCGGTCGGCACGACGACGATCAAGGCCATAGCGGTGAAGGAAGGCATGGCCGACAGTGCGGCCGCTGAATTCACTTATGTCATCACGGCACCGGGGAATGGCGGCGGAAACAACGGCGGCGGAAACAACGGTGAAGGAAACAATGGTGGCGGGAACACCGGCGGCAGTGAAGGTGACAGCAGCGACGGCGGCAGTCAGCCTGGCAGCAGCGGCGGCGGAACGCCTGGCGGCGGCGCAGTCAGCACGCCCGCTCCTGCTGACGGAGGCCCGCCGGTCCTGACCACACCGCAGCCTGCTCTCGACGCAGAGACCGGCATCGCTTCCGTAACCGTACCGGCGGCGGAGCTGGAGAAGGCCCTCGCGGGCCGGAGCTCCGTCACGGTCGAAGTGCCGCAGACCGCAGGCGCCAAAGCTTACGGCATCGTCCTCCCGGCTTCGGTTCTGACGGAAGGGTCCGGGAAGCATACGCTGGAGGTCGTTACCGAAGCGGCCCGTCTTATCCTGCCAAGCGGTATGCTGGCTTCCGCAGGCGGTGCGCAGCAGATCGAGCTGCGGATCGGCATCGCAGATCCGTCCGGTCTCAGTGCCCCGCTTCGCGGGCAGCTGGAGGGCAGGCCGGTGATCGAGCTGAGCCTGTTCGCAGACGGCAGGCCGCTCGAGTGGAGCAATCCGGACGCGAAGGCGGCCGTCTCGATCCCCTACAAGCCGGGTGCGGATGAACTCGCTCACCCCGATTGGATTACGGTATGGCATGTGGACGCCGCCGGCGTAGTGACAGCTGTCCCGAGCGCCCGTTATGATGGGGAATCGGGACGGGTGACCTTCACCACCACGCATTTCAGCAGATTTGCGGTGGCCTATGTGACGAAGGCCTTCGGGGATCTTACGGCCCATGCATGGGCCCGTGAAGCCGTCGAGACCATGGCGGCCAAGGGCGTAATCCAAGGCACGGCCGAGGGGGTATTCACCCCGTCGGCACCGGTGACACGGGCGGACTTCCTGCTCCTGCTCGTGAAGGCGCTGGACCTCAGTGCAGGCTTCACAGGCAATTTTGACGACGTCGATCCTTCGGCCTACTATTACCAGGCGGTCGGCATCGCCAAAAAGCTGGGCATCACCGAGGGCAGGGAAGGTAAACGCTTCGATCCGGCGTCTCCTATTTCCAGGCAGGAGATGATGACGCTGGCCGAACGGGCGCTGAAGCTTGCCGGGAGGGAGCTTCCGGCCGGGGATGAATCCGTGCTCGGCGGTTTCGCAGACCGTGCGGATCTGTCCGCGTACGCGGCTGAAAGTACGGCAGCTCTAGTGAAGAGCGGCCTCATTACAGGCGACGGCTCCCGGCTGAATCCGCTGGGGACGGCGACCCGGGCCGAGACGGCGGTATTGATTCACAGGTTGTATCAACGGTAA
- the lepB gene encoding signal peptidase I, translated as MGHRCDSCTCDTEYYQTNAFRRGDLVLFPVGEDKIYFKRIIALGGERVRVDGDDVYINGTKLDELYLADGLKRAAELGSPYNVRDFAEAVVPKGAVFVMGDNRSNSMDSRDAAVGFVPYASILGRVVTVQHTDE; from the coding sequence ATTGGTCATAGATGCGACTCCTGCACCTGTGATACCGAATATTATCAGACGAACGCGTTCCGCAGGGGCGATCTCGTGCTTTTTCCAGTCGGAGAGGACAAAATATACTTCAAGCGGATTATTGCGCTGGGGGGAGAACGCGTGAGGGTGGACGGGGACGATGTGTATATCAACGGGACCAAACTGGATGAACTGTATCTCGCAGATGGACTGAAGCGGGCGGCGGAGCTTGGAAGCCCGTATAATGTCCGTGATTTCGCCGAGGCGGTGGTGCCGAAAGGGGCCGTATTCGTGATGGGCGATAACCGCAGCAACAGTATGGACAGCCGGGATGCAGCGGTTGGCTTCGTGCCTTATGCTTCCATCCTGGGGAGAGTCGTAACCGTACAGCATACCGATGAATAA
- the yhbH gene encoding sporulation protein YhbH: MTEPLFTVSREDWSLHRKGYQDQTRHQEKVREAIKQNLPDLVTDESIVMSDGKQIVKVPIRSLDEYRFRYNYNKSKHVGQGDGDSQVGDVLGVDPQPAKGSGKGEGAGDQPGDDYYDAEVQMEELQTMLFEELELPNLQQKEKNNVTTKEIIFNDVRKKGIMSNIDKKRTIMENLRRNSREGTPGIHHISPDDLRFRTWDEIVTPHSNALILAMMDTSGSMGSFEKYIARSFFFWMTRFLRTKYEHVEIVFIAHHTEAKEVTEEEFFTKGESGGTICSSAYQLAVDLIDRKYPPSRYNIYPFHFSDGDNLTSDNERCVKLIGELVKRANLFGYGEVNQYNRSSTLMSAYRNIHDPKFVHYVIREKGEVYKALRTFFPKNVEGRAAR; encoded by the coding sequence ATGACAGAGCCTTTGTTTACCGTCTCAAGAGAAGATTGGTCCCTGCACCGCAAAGGGTATCAAGACCAGACCCGCCACCAGGAAAAAGTACGCGAAGCCATCAAACAAAACCTGCCTGACCTGGTGACGGACGAGAGCATCGTGATGTCGGACGGCAAGCAGATCGTCAAGGTGCCCATCCGTTCCCTGGATGAGTACCGTTTCCGTTATAACTACAACAAGAGCAAGCACGTCGGGCAGGGCGACGGCGACAGCCAGGTCGGCGATGTGCTCGGGGTCGATCCGCAGCCGGCCAAAGGATCGGGCAAGGGCGAGGGGGCAGGCGACCAGCCTGGTGACGATTATTACGATGCCGAAGTGCAGATGGAGGAGCTGCAGACCATGCTCTTCGAAGAGCTGGAGCTGCCGAATCTGCAGCAGAAAGAGAAAAATAACGTGACGACCAAGGAGATCATTTTCAACGATGTCCGCAAGAAAGGCATCATGTCCAACATCGACAAAAAACGAACGATCATGGAGAACCTGCGCCGCAACTCGCGGGAAGGCACGCCCGGCATCCACCACATTTCGCCGGATGACCTGCGCTTTCGGACCTGGGATGAGATCGTCACCCCGCACTCCAATGCGCTGATCCTTGCCATGATGGATACCTCAGGCTCCATGGGATCGTTCGAGAAGTATATCGCCCGCTCCTTCTTCTTCTGGATGACCCGCTTCCTGCGCACCAAGTACGAGCATGTAGAGATTGTCTTCATCGCCCATCACACCGAAGCCAAGGAAGTGACCGAAGAAGAGTTCTTCACGAAGGGAGAGAGCGGCGGCACGATCTGCTCCTCCGCTTACCAGCTCGCCGTCGATCTCATCGACCGCAAGTACCCGCCTTCGCGCTACAACATCTATCCGTTCCACTTCTCCGACGGCGACAACCTGACTTCAGATAACGAGCGCTGCGTGAAGCTGATCGGAGAGCTCGTCAAACGGGCGAACCTGTTCGGTTACGGTGAAGTCAACCAGTACAACCGCAGCTCCACCCTGATGTCGGCGTACCGCAATATCCATGATCCGAAGTTTGTGCACTATGTGATCCGTGAGAAAGGCGAAGTGTACAAAGCACTGCGGACCTTCTTCCCCAAAAATGTTGAAGGGAGAGCCGCCCGATGA
- a CDS encoding SpoVR family protein, with protein MKLDDIKKLEYAIAEITEVATGFGLDFYPMRYEICPAEIIYTFGAYGMPTRFSHWSFGKTFHKMKMQYDFGLSKIYELVINSDPCYAFLLDGNSLIQNKLIVAHVLAHCDFFKNNVRFSKTNRNMVESMSATAERIRQYEIEYGNEEVEKFIDAVLAIQEHVDPLITKPVRGMSGLRTEAAAPPTERTFGYEDLWDLDEKPKPPERKEGPAKFPPRPEKDLMLFIEEYAPYLKDWQRDIMTMLRDEMLYFWPQMETKIMNEGWASYWHQRILRELDLTEDETIEYAKLNSSVVVPSRHSLNPYYLGLKIFEDIEKRWDHPSKEDRERFGYKGGEGRQKIFEVREFDSDSSFIRNYMTKQLVDELDLYVFEKKGPEWKITDKSWENIRDQLIFARVNGGFPYIVVEDGDYERSGELYLRHMFEGTELDLKYVERTIPYIHRLWGKPVYLESVIEGKPVLFSYDGRKHNRKFL; from the coding sequence ATGAAGCTCGACGATATCAAAAAGCTGGAGTATGCCATTGCCGAGATTACCGAGGTCGCCACGGGCTTCGGCCTCGACTTCTACCCGATGCGCTATGAGATCTGCCCTGCTGAGATTATCTACACCTTCGGCGCCTACGGGATGCCGACCCGCTTCAGCCACTGGAGCTTCGGCAAGACGTTCCACAAGATGAAGATGCAGTACGACTTCGGCCTGAGCAAGATCTACGAGCTCGTCATCAACTCCGACCCCTGCTATGCGTTCCTGCTCGACGGCAACTCGCTCATCCAGAACAAGCTCATCGTCGCGCACGTCCTGGCGCACTGCGACTTTTTCAAGAACAACGTGCGCTTCTCGAAGACGAACCGGAACATGGTCGAGAGCATGTCGGCCACGGCCGAGCGGATCCGGCAGTACGAGATCGAATACGGCAACGAGGAAGTCGAGAAATTCATCGACGCGGTGCTGGCGATCCAGGAGCATGTCGATCCCTTGATCACCAAGCCCGTGCGCGGGATGAGCGGACTGCGGACCGAGGCGGCAGCCCCGCCGACCGAGCGGACTTTCGGCTATGAGGATCTGTGGGATCTCGACGAGAAGCCGAAGCCGCCCGAGCGCAAGGAAGGGCCCGCGAAGTTCCCTCCCCGGCCGGAGAAGGATCTCATGCTCTTCATCGAAGAGTACGCGCCGTACCTCAAGGACTGGCAGCGGGACATCATGACGATGCTGCGCGACGAGATGCTGTACTTCTGGCCGCAGATGGAGACGAAGATCATGAATGAAGGCTGGGCTTCCTATTGGCACCAGCGCATCCTGCGGGAGCTTGATCTCACCGAGGATGAGACGATCGAATACGCGAAGCTGAACTCCTCCGTCGTCGTGCCGTCGCGTCACAGCCTGAACCCGTACTACCTCGGGCTCAAAATCTTCGAGGACATCGAGAAGCGCTGGGATCACCCGAGCAAGGAGGACCGCGAGCGGTTCGGCTACAAGGGCGGCGAGGGCCGGCAGAAAATCTTCGAGGTCCGCGAATTCGACTCCGACTCGTCCTTCATCCGCAACTACATGACGAAGCAGCTTGTCGACGAGCTCGACCTCTATGTGTTCGAGAAGAAGGGGCCAGAGTGGAAAATCACCGACAAATCGTGGGAGAACATCCGGGACCAGCTCATCTTCGCCCGCGTGAACGGCGGCTTCCCTTACATCGTGGTGGAAGACGGCGACTATGAGCGCAGCGGCGAGCTGTACCTGCGCCACATGTTCGAAGGCACGGAGCTCGACCTCAAATACGTGGAACGCACGATCCCCTACATCCACCGGCTGTGGGGCAAACCGGTCTACCTGGAGAGCGTCATCGAAGGCAAGCCCGTCCTCTTCTCCTATGACGGTCGCAAGCATAACCGGAAATTCCTGTGA
- a CDS encoding helix-turn-helix domain-containing protein yields the protein MSTWYGQQLRELRELKGMEVTEFAKELGVSPGYLRNLESGRTQTIQLEILSRLEKELYWSVDEELAKEEEAEEEAAREPEDSPRLDRALRELRELTAADPPAGEYLLGMLEQGLRLVRDRRQPDMPPAAASE from the coding sequence GTGAGCACATGGTACGGACAGCAGCTGCGCGAATTAAGAGAGCTGAAGGGCATGGAAGTCACCGAATTTGCCAAAGAACTGGGGGTCTCGCCGGGATATCTGCGCAACCTGGAGAGCGGGCGGACCCAGACGATCCAGCTGGAGATCCTCTCCAGACTGGAGAAGGAGCTGTATTGGTCCGTCGACGAGGAGCTGGCGAAGGAGGAGGAAGCGGAGGAGGAAGCGGCCCGGGAACCGGAGGACTCCCCGCGTCTCGACCGCGCGCTGCGTGAGCTGCGGGAGCTCACGGCCGCCGATCCGCCGGCCGGCGAATATCTCCTCGGCATGCTGGAGCAGGGACTCCGGCTGGTCCGGGACCGGCGGCAGCCAGACATGCCGCCTGCCGCCGCTTCGGAGTGA